Sequence from the Leptospira johnsonii genome:
TCACATTTGAAACCGCTCGAGTTGTGGATATGTATCAGCATCACCAAATTCGTCTGGAGAAAGGGAATAAAGAAGATAGAGAGATCCGAAAAGACGAAAAGGTAAAAAAATGGGGTAACCTCGCCTCCGTTCTAACACCTATCGCAAAATACTATTGTTCTGAAGAAGGGCATAAATGTGCAAACCTTGCCGTTCAAATCCATGGTGGAGCCGGTTACACGGAAGATTACGATGTGGCCAGAATATTTAGAGATTCTAGGATCAATACGATCTACGAAGGAACAAGTCAAATCCACGTTAGAATTGCAGTCGGTGCCATCGTAGCGGGAATGACTGGAGACGGAAATTTCAAAAAATATCTGGAATCGATTAAAGCGGAAATAGAATCACCTTCTAAGTTCCTCATAGAACAATCTAAAATATTCGAAGATGCAATCGCTAAATTTAGATCAATCGAAGAAGATCAAATCAAAGAAAGAGTCGCTGAAAATCTAATGATCATCACCTCGAGATACCTCTGCAGTATGCTGTATGAGAAAGCTTTAATCAAACTGAAACAAAACGATCAATTCGATCGTTGGACAAAGGATTGTAGGGCATATTTGATCGATAGCACTGCTATTGCAAAATCGTGCATCTATAGAATCGAAAACGCAGTATAAAGCAGTTGGAAATAAGCTGATCTATACCCAGTTCCATTCGAAAATTTTTGCTGGAATGAAACTGGAATTACTTCAGGAATTTAGGAATAAAAGAAGTCTTTTCCGGATAGAACTGAGAAGCGAGTAAGAATATAAAAATACTTACTGCAATCCCGATAGATGCAAGAAGAACGTCCTTACCTACTTTGCGGAATGTCTCCAAATAAGGTGCATCCCTGTAGGTAAGGAAATTTAACATAATCTCTCTTCCTGCAAGCATGCCCAAGAACACCCAAGTGGTGGACATTGGCATATTGCTGATCTTTTGGAAGAATATTAGAATACTCGCATATACTAGATCTACGATAGTTGCTGCCTTAGACCATTGGATGTCGGACTTCTCCGTAACTATCTCTTGGATAGTTCCACCATTCGTGTACAATATAATACCAAGAGCACCGATCAGAATAGAAACTGCTCCTGCAAGCTCCATCCAATTCAATTGCCTAGGAAGATAGACTACGATGTTGGCGGCGTCTTGAGCAAGCCAGGCCGCCCATAAGAACAAAGTGGAGAACCATTGTAAGATAGCCCATTTTCTTTCGGTTCTTGGATCAGGCATATGATCGTCATAATATTCTTTTGGATCTACTTTTACTAAGATCCCCCAAACAACCAATGCGGTGATAAATGCGATCATGTATCCTAAAAAGGATTTGGTCAGCATCTTCTCTATATTCTGCCCGCCGAATAAACCCAGGATCAAAAACGTAGTTGAGATCGGGGACTTCATCCGGGTGATGACAACTAGAACGATAGGTGCGATCAATTGTAGAAAATTATATTCTGCAGGTGGAGTAAAATTATCCAGTCTATGAAAATGGACTTCTCCGCTACCTGACCACCAAGCGTATCCGAATACCAAAGCAAGAAGGCCACCCAAGGCGGCAAGTTTTGGGAACCAATGTACCGACTTTTTACTTTCTATGAATGTTCCAACGGTTTGGACAGCATCGTTACCTGCCACGGAAAATGCGGAAATACAGAAAGCGAACCAACCTAGAATATAAGAAGAGATCCCTAAATAATACCCCAAACTCATGACCAAAAAGGAAAGAAATACCAGTAAATAAAATCGGATCTGGTCCTTAAAAGAGGGATGTTGGAAATCGATTTGATTCATGAGTCACCCAAACGGGTTTCGCTTGTTTGAGGTTAATTTAGTATAGAAAAAAATCGAAAGCTCAAACGGTCAAGGTGTATCGGCCCATATTTAGGCGCCGGAAAGGGGGCAAAAACAAAAACGGGCCTCGTATTGGAGACCCGTCCCGACTAAAAAAACCCTGTTTCTCTGAGTTCTATTCTAGGTAATGTTTGCTGTATCTTGATTCGATGTCTTTGATATCGAAGATGATAAAGAAATCCGTGGTTTTGAAAACGGAGTCCAATGCAGGAGTTCCGCAGATCAAAGACCCGGCTCTGATATATCCTTTAATCAATGCAGGAATTCTTTTAGAAATTTCCTTAATATCTTCAGGAGAATAATTCGTATCAAAACCTTCCATCTCGAATCCTGGCAGAGGTTTCACGTCGAAATCTTCTCCAGCTAACGCTTTCTTATCTTTTAAAAAAGCATACACATCGTTTGCAGCTTGTGCATCGGTGCTATGAACAGAACCGCAACCGAATAGATATCCGATATTGTTCTTCTTCATATATTGAGCGAGTCCGCCCCAAAGAAGAGAGATCACTGATCCGTCTCTGTATTCAGGATGAACACAACTGCGTCCGATCTCTGCGGGTTCTCTTTCTAATTCGTAAATTTTAGTAATATCGAATTCGTTGTCGGAATAGAATCCTAGATTCGCCTTTGCAACACTTCGGCGAAGGATTCGGTAGGTTCCAACGATCATATCATCCCGATTCTTATCTACAACGATAAGGTGGTCGCAAAATAAATCGTATTCATCTCTGTCCTTACGAGTAGCTGCGGATTGAGGCAAACCTTCTCCCAACTCCAGATTGAATACATCATAACGAAGAGCCAAAGTTCTTTCGATCTCGAGTTGGTTCTCTGCGATCCTTACTTCAAGCTTACGTTCTACTTTCTGCTTTTTTTGGACTGTTCCTGATCCCATTGTCGTCCTTCTTTTCCTTGTTAGGATGCTTCTATCTATCATCCTAAATGGTTACAGTCGGATTACGCTGGAAAGAAATTCCGATGACTGACTTGGCCTATTAACCTGCCATTCTGCGGAGTGAGGCTAGTTTTTTGACATAATCAATCAGGAATTCCTTCCCTTTTAGGTCGATTTGGGTGAATTGGAGACCGAAAAGGCCCTGTGCTTCCTTGGAAGCGCTTAAGTGTTTAATCTTTCCTAACGCTTTAAATGGTTTGTATCCGGGCAGAGAAACCACAATTTCCACACTGGAATGTATATCGCATCCATCGAATTTATGAGGAACACGAACCGCAATCCCTCCCTCGCTAACGTCCTGGGCTATAAGAATATCTAAAAAACCGTTTCCCATCAATTGGAGTTGAACTGGTTGTTTAGGAAAAGGGACGACCCTTACCTGTTTTCTTTTCTCCATTTGAGGACCCTCCGGACATTAGAATAATGGCCAAACCTATACTATAAATGGATAAGACGGGAGAAGAAAACGGTTTTCCTACGAAAAAATAATCGCGTAACACACGTTCAAAATAGTGCTAAGTATTTAGTCCTAGCTCTGCCTCAGCACCTTCTACCAAAGAGAGCTTATAGGTGGAAAGTACCTTGGAGACCTTCTTTTCGAACTTACGATTGAATACGAAGAAGTTCAAAGATTTCTCCAAAAAGAAAATCATTTCTATCGGCTTCCATTCGATCACTCCCCGTTTTGCATCTACGATCTTTCCATGTTGTAATAATGTAGAGATGGCTCGGATAGAATGTTTCGGAAATGTCGTTCTCAAAGCCTGGTAAAGAGCCTTGGAGTCAGCTTCTAAAAAATGGAATTTACGGGAAAAGAGTACTGCGTCGTGAAAATATTCGGGACGGATTACTGCTCCGTTCAATCGGAGAGAGATGATCAGAAATCCGATCAGGTCCGACATCTCGGGAAAAATCCCAAGACCGGGAACATCTTGTCCAGGATACAAACGAGTGGAATCTCTTCCTTCCTGTTTCGGATGACGTGTCTGAAGCCAATTCACCACCAGATATTTTTCTTTAAAGAAGTAATCGTTGAGCCGTATCCTATATTCTTGGATGCTCAAACGTAGATGTACTAAAATTTCATTCTGGAAAGTGAGAATGAGTTTTTGGTAGGTATCATCGCTTCCGGAAAGATCCAGTTGGAAAGAATCGTATCCTCTCTTTTTAAGCTCTGCAAGAACTCCTGTGATCTCGAAAAGTTCCCAAACACTTTCTTTTGTTAGAGAATGAAATAGAACTCCGGATTGAGCGATGTGAGAGTCCACCGCCGCACATAAAAAGTCGTCGTATACAAAATCGAAAAAACGCGGATTATTGTATGCAACCTTACCCATCGAATCTTTCGCTTTCTTTACAGTTTCGCAGGTTTCTCCCTTTTTTCAAGGAAATAAATCCGGTCACCAAACTATCTGAGAAATATCAAAGTTTCGATCTGAAGTGTGAGTACGCTTTCAAAACCTGATCGGCAGCTTCTGTCTGAGGATAATGTCCTATGCCGGAGAGTTCGTATACTTGCGCTTCCGGTCTAAGTTCTTTCAATCGATCCACCACATGTTTACCGCTGACTGGATCTTCTAATCCGTCGGCCAATGCATATGGGATCGGACAATCCAAAAGGGCGCCTACCCACCTCTCTCTGAAAATTTTTCTTTCTCTCATGTATCTTATCAATTTGTGATAAATCGCCTTTCCTCCTCCGTCGCTCACACATTCCCAAAATCCATCCAACTCCTCTTGGTGAGGTTTGGTATTGGGTCCGAATACTTCTGAAAAACTTTTTTGAAAGGAAGTCTTGTTCACTAAACGGGAAAATAAAAATCCCAAAGGACCGTTTAATAATTTCTGCACAGCTCTAGGTCTATGTGTCTCCGGAAAGATCCCACCATTTAGAAAGAACACCGACTCTAGATCTGGTCCGCCAATCCTCTGTCCGGATAGTTTCTCTCTGAATCTTGCAACCAATTCTTGCGCCACAGTATCTCCTAGGTCGTGAGCGAGAAGATGCACTTTTTTGATGCCTTGTTCTTGTAGGAAAAACTCAGCCTGGTCCGCATATTCAAAAATAGAATAGTGTCCATCTTTAGGTTTTTCAGAAAAACCGAAGCCTAGATAATCTAAGGTCAGAATCTTATACTGATGTGAAAGAGGTTCCCATACCTCCTTCCAGTCCCAGGAAGAAGTGGGAAATCCATGTAAAAGAAGAAGAGCTTCTCCTTCTCCACCTATCCGATAGAATAGTTTCCTTTTTTTCCATTCAAAGAAAGCTCCCAGTGCCTTCCAGGCCAAAGGGTGGGTTCTCCAAAGCGGTTCTGACATAGACTCCTCCAGAAGGAGCAATATTGTACTCCCTGCTTTCCGAATGGGAAGTGTAAAATCGATAACGTAGAGGAAATTTCAGTCCATTGCGTCTAAAAGGTTGGATAGAAAAACTTTTCTTTCTTTACCTTCCGGAAATCTTCCGATGCCGGCGCCCATATTATCTTTAAGATGGGAAACCTTAGAAGTGGCAGGGATCGCGCAGGTCACAGCAGGATGAGAAAGAATATATTTTAAGAAGACTTGCGCGAAAGAATGGCAATCCCATTCCTTAAAATACTCAGGCAAAGTTTTACCCTTTGTATTTCTAAAAAGTCCGCCTTCTTCGAAGGGACGATTGATCAGAACTGCGATCCCATGTTCTTGAGCGAATGGCAAGATACGATCCTCCGCTTCTCTAGTCTGGATAGAATAAGGTATTTGCAAGAAGTCCGGTTTTTCTTTTTCGGAGATACGCTCCATTTCAGCGAATGCAGAAGTAGTAAAATGGGTCAGACCTATATAACGGATCTTCCCTTTTTCTTTCATGCCTCTTAATGTTTTAAGATGGGTTTGGGTATCTAGTAAATTATGGATTTGGAATAGATCGATTTTCTCCGCTTTCATTTTTTTGAAAGAAGATTCGATCTGGGATTTACCGGCGGCTTCTCCCTTGATCCAAACCTTTGTGGCTAAGAAAAATTTTCTCCTTTCTGCATCCGAGAAATCCTTGGATAAGATCCCGAAAATTTCCTCGGAACGACCATACATTGGAGAAGAATCCACCACACCTCCACCAGTTTGTAGGAACTCCGACAGCACTTCTTTTAATGGGGCCAAAGAAGAAGGATCCGGATCCACATCTAAAGTCTGCCAAGTACCTAAACCGATTGCGGGAATTTCTTCTCCAGTTTTTGGGATCTTACGTTTTAACATTTTAGAAGCTCCGGACGTTTGGGAGAATAACGGAGATATTATATTCTCCGAAAGACTTACGCCTGCGGCAGATAATGCCAAAAGTTTTAGGAACTTTTTTCTGGAATAAGAGCTTTCCATAAGACCTGTCCGCAAGCGGCCGAATTTTAAGGGCAGTTTGCCGGAAGACTCAACTAAAAATTAATGAGCCTCGTCCCAGTTTTGTCCGAATTTTCCTTCTACCTTGATAGGAACATCCAAAGGAAGAGCGTTCTCCATCAATCGTTTACAAACTTTCAGGAATTCGTCTTTCTCGGATTTATACACTTCGAATACCAATTCGTCATGTACTTGGAGCAGAAGTTTCGATTTCCATTTTCTTTTTTCGATCTCTTCTTGGATCTGGATCATTGCGATCTTGATCATGTCGGCACAGGTTCCTTGGATAGGAGTGTTGATCGCTACCCTTTTGGCACCTTCTTTTGCCTGGCGATGAGTGGACGTAATATCCGGAACAGGTCTCCTTCTTCCTTTCATGGTCTCTACATAACCTTTCTCTTCACAGAAGGCGATCGTATCGTCCATATACTTTTGGACACCAGGATACTGGGTCAGATATCTTTCTATAAAACTTTTTGCCTCATCTCGTGAGATCCTAAGGTTACGGCTGAGACCGTAAGGGGTAACTCCATATATTACGGAAAAGTTAACTACTTTTGCCTTGTCCCTCATCTCCGGACTGACCAGATCTTCGGAAACCCCATAGATAGCGGAGGCGGTCCTTTTATGAATATCGATCCCTTTTTTATAGGCATCCACCATGGCAGGATCTTTGGAAATATGAGCCATGATCCGAAGTTCTATCTGAGAATAGTCCAAACTTAAGATCTCAAAATCCTTGTGACCAGAGATGAAACCTTTTCGGATCAATCTTCCTTCTTTTTCTCGGATCGGAATGTTCTGCAAGTTCGGATCCGTGGAAGAAAGCCTTCCTGTAGCGGCTATCGTCATATTATAACTGGTGTGAATTCTTCCATCTTTAGGAGAAGCCATACTAGGAAGTGTATCCACATAGGTAGAGATCAACTTCGTATATTTTCTATAATCCAAAAGTTTTTCGATGATTGGATGTTCTCCCAATAATTCTTCCAAGACCTCGTGGTCCGTGGAATAACCTGTCTGGGTCTTTTTGACCACTCGAAGCTGCAACTCATCAAATAGGATTTTTTGCAGTTCTTTGGTAGAAGCGATATTGAATTCTTTTCCTGCGGCTTTATAGATCCCTCTTTCCAGATCTTTTACTTCTCTTTGGAAATCTTTGGAGAGTTCTGCAAAATATTTTGCATCTACGGCAATCCCTGCCTTTTCCATTTGGGTTAATACGGGAATTAACGGCAGATCTATATCCTTGAATACACTTTCCAAACCGGACTGCTTCAAAGATTTACGAAGAACATTATATAATCTTAAAGTGATATCGGCGTCTTCCGCAGCGTATTCGCTGACCTGATCCAGATCCACTTCCCAAAGATTCTTTTTATTCTTACCGGTCCCTACAAGTTCGGCATAAGTGATCGTTTTATAATTCAGAAGATCTTCTGCAAGATCGTCCATATTGAACCTGCGGCTTTCCGGAGCGAGGATATAGGCCACGATCATCGTATCGAATACGATATTTGCCACTTCGAATCCGTGGTTCTGCAGAACGATCAGATCATACTTAATATTCTGACCAACTTTAGGAATATTCGGATCCGCTAATATAGGTCCTAATATTTCTCTGACCTGATCCAAAGGAAGAAGCTGGTCTTTATTACTAAATAAGCCCTCTTGGGTATGAGAGACAGGAATATAAAAACCGGTTCCTTCTTGGTTACACAAAGATATCCCTAGGAGTTCTGCATCAAAAGCGTACTGAGAAGTAGTTTCTGTATCCACAGAAAGGATCGGAGATTTTTTCCAAGCTCTTGCGAGTTTAGTCAATTCTTCCACGCTTTCTACTCTCTTATAAATTCCCTTCTTAGCAGAAGGACCTTTTGTAGATCCTGCAGGTCCTTCTTCTGGCTCGTCTTTAGGAGGTTCTTTTCCTACAGACTTAGCAAGGTCTCGAGATAGAACATTGTATCCTTGGTTCTTGAGATATTTTATCCCTTCGTCGGAAGCATAGTCCGGAAGTTTGAGATCGTCATCCTTGATACCAAGATCCAAATCCCTTTTGATCGTGGCTAGTTGTCTGGACATAAACGCGTTATCTTTATGTTCTATCAGTTTGTTTTTTAAGCCTGGATTTTTGATCTTCTCTATATTTTTATAAATTCCTTCCAAGTTTTTATATTC
This genomic interval carries:
- a CDS encoding GNAT family N-acetyltransferase; amino-acid sequence: MGSGTVQKKQKVERKLEVRIAENQLEIERTLALRYDVFNLELGEGLPQSAATRKDRDEYDLFCDHLIVVDKNRDDMIVGTYRILRRSVAKANLGFYSDNEFDITKIYELEREPAEIGRSCVHPEYRDGSVISLLWGGLAQYMKKNNIGYLFGCGSVHSTDAQAANDVYAFLKDKKALAGEDFDVKPLPGFEMEGFDTNYSPEDIKEISKRIPALIKGYIRAGSLICGTPALDSVFKTTDFFIIFDIKDIESRYSKHYLE
- a CDS encoding PilZ domain-containing protein, with protein sequence MEKRKQVRVVPFPKQPVQLQLMGNGFLDILIAQDVSEGGIAVRVPHKFDGCDIHSSVEIVVSLPGYKPFKALGKIKHLSASKEAQGLFGLQFTQIDLKGKEFLIDYVKKLASLRRMAG
- a CDS encoding histone deacetylase, whose amino-acid sequence is MGKVAYNNPRFFDFVYDDFLCAAVDSHIAQSGVLFHSLTKESVWELFEITGVLAELKKRGYDSFQLDLSGSDDTYQKLILTFQNEILVHLRLSIQEYRIRLNDYFFKEKYLVVNWLQTRHPKQEGRDSTRLYPGQDVPGLGIFPEMSDLIGFLIISLRLNGAVIRPEYFHDAVLFSRKFHFLEADSKALYQALRTTFPKHSIRAISTLLQHGKIVDAKRGVIEWKPIEMIFFLEKSLNFFVFNRKFEKKVSKVLSTYKLSLVEGAEAELGLNT
- a CDS encoding alpha/beta fold hydrolase is translated as MSEPLWRTHPLAWKALGAFFEWKKRKLFYRIGGEGEALLLLHGFPTSSWDWKEVWEPLSHQYKILTLDYLGFGFSEKPKDGHYSIFEYADQAEFFLQEQGIKKVHLLAHDLGDTVAQELVARFREKLSGQRIGGPDLESVFFLNGGIFPETHRPRAVQKLLNGPLGFLFSRLVNKTSFQKSFSEVFGPNTKPHQEELDGFWECVSDGGGKAIYHKLIRYMRERKIFRERWVGALLDCPIPYALADGLEDPVSGKHVVDRLKELRPEAQVYELSGIGHYPQTEAADQVLKAYSHFRSKL
- a CDS encoding aldo/keto reductase, which produces MESSYSRKKFLKLLALSAAGVSLSENIISPLFSQTSGASKMLKRKIPKTGEEIPAIGLGTWQTLDVDPDPSSLAPLKEVLSEFLQTGGGVVDSSPMYGRSEEIFGILSKDFSDAERRKFFLATKVWIKGEAAGKSQIESSFKKMKAEKIDLFQIHNLLDTQTHLKTLRGMKEKGKIRYIGLTHFTTSAFAEMERISEKEKPDFLQIPYSIQTREAEDRILPFAQEHGIAVLINRPFEEGGLFRNTKGKTLPEYFKEWDCHSFAQVFLKYILSHPAVTCAIPATSKVSHLKDNMGAGIGRFPEGKERKVFLSNLLDAMD
- the polA gene encoding DNA polymerase I — encoded protein: MKKLLIVDGHAFAFRAYYAFAASNLKNSKTGQPSGAVFGFFRMLFKLFEDYAPTHVAMTFDPGGPLERGATFAEYKANRKPMPEDLRPQLHEIMETLKVLGFRILKIEKHEADDIIGTLAENYKSSAKEILIFSGDKDLYQLLEKKNIKMLRGKKGVTEFVEIDASWVKEELGVDVKQIPDYMGIVGDTSDNIPGVKGIGEKGASKLIQEYKNLEGIYKNIEKIKNPGLKNKLIEHKDNAFMSRQLATIKRDLDLGIKDDDLKLPDYASDEGIKYLKNQGYNVLSRDLAKSVGKEPPKDEPEEGPAGSTKGPSAKKGIYKRVESVEELTKLARAWKKSPILSVDTETTSQYAFDAELLGISLCNQEGTGFYIPVSHTQEGLFSNKDQLLPLDQVREILGPILADPNIPKVGQNIKYDLIVLQNHGFEVANIVFDTMIVAYILAPESRRFNMDDLAEDLLNYKTITYAELVGTGKNKKNLWEVDLDQVSEYAAEDADITLRLYNVLRKSLKQSGLESVFKDIDLPLIPVLTQMEKAGIAVDAKYFAELSKDFQREVKDLERGIYKAAGKEFNIASTKELQKILFDELQLRVVKKTQTGYSTDHEVLEELLGEHPIIEKLLDYRKYTKLISTYVDTLPSMASPKDGRIHTSYNMTIAATGRLSSTDPNLQNIPIREKEGRLIRKGFISGHKDFEILSLDYSQIELRIMAHISKDPAMVDAYKKGIDIHKRTASAIYGVSEDLVSPEMRDKAKVVNFSVIYGVTPYGLSRNLRISRDEAKSFIERYLTQYPGVQKYMDDTIAFCEEKGYVETMKGRRRPVPDITSTHRQAKEGAKRVAINTPIQGTCADMIKIAMIQIQEEIEKRKWKSKLLLQVHDELVFEVYKSEKDEFLKVCKRLMENALPLDVPIKVEGKFGQNWDEAH